The following proteins come from a genomic window of Flavobacterium crocinum:
- a CDS encoding AAA family ATPase, giving the protein MEQENIFSTELLTAFEIAKKIAKNNFNKFYSAPHLLKAILNRDLSLLKRLEAMGKDVYYLDEWAEVRIEEEPKTTNVLDAEPSDLIDDIIKEAESVRIALNEDEISLYAIIIALSSPGVGFSFDQMKSYPISRNELLEEKETIPQNEIISKQEIKKGFLNKYCIHRNIEKKKKRILAIARETELNTIKEILCRFSKPNVLLIGDHGVGKTILINTLIQNIIDNQISEVLNKTQLFELDLSSLIAGASYKGEIEDRLKNCIQELQQFPKAILIIEEIHTLLDKNDGNSGVSNILKSEMSKGLNIIATTTIDEFSKRIEKEQGLSGMFEIVKMEESNDENLFRMIREAIKIYQEHHKIQIDDETILESIRLSRRYLKEKSLPESAINLIDHTMSVLKTSGETFLKEKQSILDKLKILKNNDLELSEEQLIKECNWFFTDLINKTTFLITSEEENTNKKFETSESIIKDIENIISNLEVKALDKRSHIEPIDLSLIISKKTGIPTGKLKNEEIGKLNKIEETLSLRVIGQDHCIATVSGSILESRSGLSKAGQPIASFFFLGPTGTGKTELAKSLADFLFEDENAIIRFDMSEFKEEHSVALLLGSPPGYIGYDAGGVLINKIREKPYSIVLFDEIEKAHPSVFDIFLQIMDEGKLHDRLGKEGDFSNAIVLFTSNIGADYIVSTFNNSEIPSSNSLMEIMGNYFRPEFLGRLTEIVPFAPINKENALKIFEIHLKKEFTDLLKNINISVNIPMETKLYLAENGFNAHYGARPIKSIIRSHLRRPLAKKIISGEIQNGDTVSVLIENNEVKWIKD; this is encoded by the coding sequence ATGGAACAAGAAAATATCTTCAGTACAGAATTACTGACTGCTTTTGAAATCGCTAAAAAAATAGCCAAGAATAACTTCAATAAATTCTATTCTGCACCACATCTCTTAAAAGCAATTTTAAATAGAGACTTATCGCTTTTAAAACGTCTGGAAGCAATGGGAAAAGATGTTTATTATCTGGATGAATGGGCTGAAGTTCGAATAGAAGAAGAACCAAAAACGACTAATGTTCTCGATGCTGAACCTAGTGATTTGATTGATGATATTATAAAAGAAGCCGAATCTGTAAGGATTGCGCTAAATGAAGATGAAATAAGTCTGTATGCTATTATTATTGCTTTAAGTTCTCCCGGCGTGGGTTTTAGTTTTGATCAGATGAAATCTTATCCAATTTCTAGAAATGAGCTTTTGGAAGAAAAAGAAACAATTCCACAAAATGAAATTATTTCCAAACAGGAAATAAAAAAAGGCTTTTTGAATAAATATTGCATTCATAGAAATATCGAAAAGAAGAAGAAACGAATTCTAGCAATTGCACGTGAAACGGAGTTAAATACGATCAAAGAAATTCTGTGCCGTTTTTCCAAACCAAATGTATTACTAATTGGCGATCACGGAGTGGGAAAAACAATCCTTATTAATACTTTAATTCAAAATATAATAGATAATCAGATTTCAGAAGTCTTAAATAAAACACAACTTTTTGAACTTGATTTGTCTTCACTTATTGCTGGAGCATCATATAAAGGTGAAATTGAGGACCGTTTAAAGAACTGTATTCAGGAATTACAGCAATTTCCAAAAGCCATTCTTATTATTGAAGAAATTCATACTTTACTGGACAAAAACGATGGTAATTCCGGCGTGTCTAATATTCTAAAGAGTGAAATGTCAAAAGGTTTAAATATTATTGCCACGACAACAATTGATGAATTTTCGAAAAGAATTGAAAAAGAACAGGGACTTTCAGGAATGTTTGAAATTGTAAAAATGGAAGAGTCAAATGATGAAAATTTATTCCGAATGATTCGTGAAGCTATAAAAATCTATCAGGAACATCATAAAATACAGATTGACGATGAAACTATTTTAGAATCTATAAGACTTTCAAGAAGATATTTAAAAGAGAAAAGCCTTCCAGAATCCGCTATAAACCTCATTGATCATACGATGTCTGTTCTAAAAACGTCGGGAGAAACTTTTTTAAAGGAAAAACAATCGATTCTTGATAAACTTAAGATTTTAAAAAATAACGATTTAGAACTATCAGAAGAACAGTTAATCAAAGAATGCAACTGGTTTTTCACTGACTTAATAAATAAAACCACATTTTTAATAACTAGTGAAGAGGAAAATACGAACAAGAAATTTGAAACTTCAGAATCTATTATAAAAGATATTGAAAACATAATAAGTAATCTCGAAGTAAAAGCACTAGACAAACGTTCTCATATTGAACCGATAGATTTATCACTTATAATATCTAAGAAAACGGGGATTCCTACTGGTAAACTAAAGAATGAGGAGATTGGAAAACTAAATAAAATTGAAGAGACTTTAAGTTTAAGAGTTATTGGACAAGATCATTGTATTGCAACTGTTTCGGGTTCTATTTTGGAATCGAGATCAGGATTAAGCAAAGCAGGACAGCCGATTGCTTCCTTTTTTTTCCTCGGCCCGACAGGTACTGGAAAAACAGAATTAGCAAAATCTTTAGCCGACTTTCTTTTTGAGGATGAAAATGCGATTATCCGATTTGATATGTCCGAATTTAAAGAAGAACATTCGGTTGCTTTACTGCTTGGTTCCCCGCCGGGATACATTGGTTATGATGCTGGAGGAGTACTAATAAACAAGATTCGAGAGAAACCTTACTCTATTGTTTTATTCGATGAAATAGAAAAAGCACATCCTTCTGTTTTTGATATTTTCCTCCAGATTATGGACGAAGGAAAACTACACGATAGATTAGGAAAAGAAGGTGATTTCTCAAATGCTATTGTTCTTTTCACTTCAAACATTGGAGCTGATTATATTGTAAGCACTTTTAACAATAGCGAAATTCCAAGTTCAAATTCTTTAATGGAAATTATGGGAAATTATTTTCGACCTGAGTTTTTAGGGCGTCTAACTGAAATAGTACCTTTTGCCCCTATCAATAAAGAGAATGCCTTAAAAATCTTTGAAATACACCTTAAAAAAGAGTTTACAGATTTATTGAAAAACATCAATATTTCGGTCAACATTCCAATGGAAACTAAACTTTATCTTGCCGAAAATGGTTTTAATGCCCACTATGGAGCCAGACCAATAAAGAGCATTATAAGAAGCCATTTGAGAAGACCTCTTGCTAAAAAAATAATTTCTGGTGAGATACAAAATGGAGATACTGTTTCTGTTCTTATTGAAAATAATGAGGTGAAATGGATTAAAGACTAG
- a CDS encoding LysM peptidoglycan-binding domain-containing protein → MMNDSMNNSENQYSRYEIQKGDTLESIAQKLNIEIDDLRQYHNARSKIEDCLAGELRSHLKFLIVSNKKEDVIHEEKKQQVLFISQDYVLPFQPFELNHQYNVLCTIQKGEKIQTVEQNFNLRRLRPDSKQEDYHFIQIDKISKVLIDGKAVDTRAYKVAEKTGALLYPLRIVVNKYGKWENLNSYDKLKQRWANQKEEIKASFDGAVYESLANDIANKITDNNALVKHISGDWFLRAFFNGIHMAYTRKFEIEKKLFFPAIAEVEDIEFSIIQKVNPYLNELNLIEISQTGESENEHVEEYYFAKYYLNPNNYIIEHLSIECDLVDMDRKIKIEVKNLNDSKIILDSGISLLV, encoded by the coding sequence ATGATGAATGACTCAATGAACAACTCTGAAAATCAATATTCTCGTTATGAAATTCAAAAAGGCGACACTTTAGAAAGCATTGCTCAAAAGCTAAATATTGAAATTGATGATTTAAGGCAATATCATAATGCCCGCAGTAAAATAGAGGACTGTCTTGCCGGCGAACTGCGAAGCCATTTGAAGTTTTTGATTGTATCTAATAAAAAAGAAGATGTAATTCATGAAGAAAAGAAACAACAGGTTCTCTTTATAAGTCAGGATTATGTACTGCCTTTTCAGCCTTTTGAGTTAAATCATCAATACAATGTTTTATGTACGATTCAAAAAGGAGAAAAAATACAAACGGTAGAACAAAATTTTAATTTAAGAAGATTAAGACCAGACAGCAAACAAGAAGATTATCATTTTATTCAGATCGATAAAATTTCTAAAGTATTGATTGATGGAAAAGCAGTAGATACAAGAGCTTATAAAGTAGCTGAAAAAACAGGAGCGCTTTTGTATCCTTTACGAATTGTAGTAAATAAATACGGAAAATGGGAAAACTTAAACAGCTATGATAAATTAAAACAACGATGGGCAAATCAAAAAGAAGAGATAAAAGCTTCTTTTGATGGAGCAGTTTATGAATCACTGGCTAATGATATAGCCAATAAAATTACAGATAATAATGCATTAGTAAAACATATCTCCGGCGATTGGTTTTTAAGAGCTTTTTTTAATGGAATTCATATGGCGTACACTCGAAAATTTGAAATCGAGAAGAAATTGTTTTTTCCTGCAATTGCAGAGGTTGAGGATATAGAATTTTCGATTATTCAAAAAGTGAATCCTTATCTGAATGAATTAAATCTGATAGAAATATCACAGACAGGAGAATCTGAAAATGAGCATGTAGAAGAATACTATTTTGCAAAGTATTATTTGAATCCAAACAATTATATAATAGAACATTTATCAATAGAATGTGATTTAGTTGATATGGATCGAAAGATTAAAATAGAAGTTAAAAATTTAAACGATAGTAAAATCATTTTAGATTCTGGAATTTCACTTTTAGTATAA
- a CDS encoding PAAR-like protein — MSDKYVVVHGATCKCRFSKDSKATDILQVKSQKKHFANDKGANKKLIATTKELGQTLQKGTFGNCLNQPLGNNQYQVCIPDFSNWSKPHDKVTLSNQGKILIEDSKATCKKGLPDCIEITKHGQIAEVGKQQMQKADRDVIKQINPLLSLEDLEDNQLLCS, encoded by the coding sequence ATGAGCGATAAATATGTTGTAGTACACGGTGCGACCTGTAAATGCAGGTTTAGTAAGGATTCTAAGGCTACCGATATTTTGCAGGTAAAATCACAAAAAAAGCATTTTGCCAATGATAAAGGAGCCAATAAAAAACTTATTGCAACTACTAAAGAATTAGGGCAGACTTTGCAAAAAGGTACTTTTGGAAATTGTTTAAACCAGCCTTTGGGAAATAATCAATATCAGGTTTGCATTCCTGATTTTAGTAATTGGAGTAAGCCCCATGATAAAGTAACGTTAAGCAATCAAGGAAAAATATTGATAGAAGATAGTAAAGCTACCTGTAAAAAGGGTTTGCCAGATTGCATAGAGATTACTAAACACGGACAAATAGCAGAAGTAGGAAAACAACAAATGCAAAAGGCAGACCGTGATGTAATAAAACAAATAAACCCGCTTTTAAGTCTTGAAGATTTAGAAGATAATCAACTTTTATGTTCTTAG
- a CDS encoding PKD domain-containing protein: MKIKKIDNRIVLFFSIILLIAIVSFLIQFFKHVDCDDVKYYILSDHSQSEEPIEFYDRTHNAKSWKWDFGDGSTADIRRHTFHTYKNPGKYIVTLTINGECTHTRELVLTDKYLLDKLGTPQIIASKTITVGQPTYFSSISSEAKTWEWGFGEGRGVIENSSNPVYTFSTPGEKTITLVINGDFSRVAKKVIYVHPRVIKKTNPLDVTSYVYEKNAESFSLPRGSVKKDPLEDMLQYVPVAPRAKTQKDSIENIKKAPKISEDQFEILLNKVAEGSKVKDDFTDFLCDDLEVPVVKNDKDLLTFAQLCSGIKGKKIKIESIRLNKDKTNNCIKGMSINYKVKKYMIWVKD; the protein is encoded by the coding sequence ATGAAGATTAAAAAAATAGACAACAGAATTGTACTTTTTTTTAGTATTATTCTACTTATAGCAATTGTATCTTTTCTAATACAATTTTTTAAACATGTCGATTGTGATGATGTTAAGTACTATATATTATCTGATCATTCGCAAAGTGAAGAACCTATCGAATTTTATGACCGAACTCATAATGCAAAATCGTGGAAATGGGATTTTGGAGACGGATCAACTGCGGATATTCGTAGACATACTTTTCATACTTACAAGAACCCCGGAAAATATATTGTAACACTTACCATAAATGGTGAATGCACCCATACTCGAGAACTGGTTTTGACAGACAAATATCTTCTCGACAAATTAGGAACTCCCCAAATCATTGCTTCTAAAACTATTACTGTAGGTCAGCCTACTTATTTCAGTTCTATTTCTTCAGAAGCCAAAACATGGGAATGGGGATTTGGCGAAGGCAGAGGCGTTATCGAAAACTCTTCAAATCCTGTTTATACATTTTCAACTCCAGGAGAAAAGACTATAACTCTTGTTATTAATGGTGATTTTAGCCGTGTGGCCAAAAAAGTGATTTATGTGCATCCGAGAGTAATAAAAAAAACAAATCCATTGGATGTGACTTCCTATGTTTATGAAAAGAATGCAGAGTCTTTCTCTTTACCAAGAGGTTCTGTAAAAAAAGATCCGCTCGAAGATATGCTACAATATGTTCCTGTAGCGCCAAGAGCCAAAACACAAAAAGATTCTATTGAAAACATCAAAAAAGCTCCCAAAATATCTGAAGATCAATTCGAAATTTTATTAAACAAAGTCGCCGAAGGCAGTAAAGTAAAAGATGATTTTACTGATTTTTTATGTGATGACCTTGAAGTTCCCGTCGTTAAAAATGATAAAGACCTATTGACATTCGCACAGCTTTGTTCCGGTATTAAAGGAAAAAAAATAAAAATAGAATCAATCCGTCTTAATAAAGATAAGACCAATAACTGCATTAAAGGAATGTCTATCAATTATAAAGTAAAAAAATATATGATCTGGGTTAAAGATTAA
- a CDS encoding TssN family type VI secretion system protein has translation MVKKHLLALIDVKLIVFIVVVIALCCILTLLFSDKVKEFSTQYKKQFYIYVFSFALIYALVAFLGYNKLFNELSDEFLFYQIATLLFGVLHVWLYRWHFKEFNTKSVAIELLFTILVMLYSSVLFAIIYTALNGIEMTFIMCSHFIVFIVPTGVYIVFEYMMQIPPRKFITWTPKVSYKPIEGVEMEGILLITLLIRKEESNEEYASIRTQAPLKVDFGRLFFLTITGYNKYNQNDQIELKQPNGQNYNWVFYLQPKWYEKTKYVDAGYYVGLNGITENSVVICQREAEKNEKPQKEKKPDQKVYGIESHNEGADQEKIDELKEPERKGAIK, from the coding sequence ATGGTAAAAAAACATTTATTAGCACTTATTGATGTAAAGCTTATTGTATTTATAGTGGTTGTGATAGCCCTATGCTGTATTCTGACATTACTATTTAGTGATAAGGTAAAGGAGTTTTCTACTCAATACAAAAAACAGTTTTACATCTATGTTTTCTCTTTTGCCCTCATTTATGCTTTGGTGGCTTTCTTGGGGTATAATAAACTATTCAATGAACTTTCAGATGAGTTTTTGTTTTATCAAATAGCCACATTGTTATTTGGTGTTTTGCATGTTTGGCTTTATCGTTGGCATTTTAAAGAGTTTAATACCAAAAGTGTTGCTATAGAACTTTTGTTTACCATATTGGTAATGCTGTATTCAAGTGTGCTGTTCGCCATTATTTACACGGCATTAAACGGAATCGAAATGACCTTTATAATGTGTTCTCATTTTATTGTATTTATTGTTCCTACAGGAGTTTATATCGTTTTTGAATATATGATGCAGATACCGCCTCGAAAATTCATTACCTGGACTCCAAAAGTATCTTACAAGCCAATAGAAGGTGTAGAAATGGAGGGGATTTTATTAATAACCCTTTTAATCAGAAAAGAAGAAAGCAACGAAGAATATGCTTCGATTCGAACTCAGGCACCTTTAAAAGTCGATTTCGGTAGATTGTTTTTTCTGACAATTACTGGGTACAACAAATACAATCAAAACGATCAAATCGAACTGAAACAGCCAAACGGACAAAACTATAACTGGGTTTTCTATTTACAGCCCAAATGGTATGAAAAAACCAAATATGTAGATGCAGGTTATTATGTAGGGCTTAACGGAATTACTGAAAATTCAGTGGTAATCTGCCAGCGGGAGGCAGAAAAAAATGAAAAACCCCAAAAAGAGAAAAAACCAGATCAGAAAGTGTATGGGATTGAATCGCATAATGAAGGAGCAGATCAAGAAAAGATTGACGAGTTGAAAGAGCCTGAAAGGAAAGGAGCAATAAAATAG
- a CDS encoding C40 family peptidase: protein MKQLFVLLLVAICLGCTGKKYISQIPFKYNYSLELLKKESEMEEKGLKNKTIVNDNSENLSDEVLYLKEKYSIVLAVMPNKITNYKLYSYFDSWINTPYKEKSFSKRGIDCSYFLQSLYSDVYKVTLPKDPAGMWKSKSIQIFTGRTFLAEGDLVFFRYDKDHPISDVALYLHNDRILACTDKGLGIYNFNDEYFQLRYIGAGRINEDTRKK from the coding sequence ATGAAGCAGTTATTTGTTCTGTTGCTTGTTGCGATATGCTTAGGATGTACAGGGAAAAAGTACATTTCACAAATTCCTTTTAAGTACAATTACTCATTAGAGTTACTGAAAAAGGAATCAGAGATGGAAGAAAAAGGTTTAAAGAATAAAACCATAGTAAATGATAATTCTGAGAATCTAAGTGATGAAGTTTTGTATCTGAAGGAAAAATATTCAATTGTACTGGCTGTTATGCCCAATAAGATCACAAATTATAAGCTTTATTCTTATTTCGATTCCTGGATTAACACTCCTTATAAAGAGAAAAGTTTTTCTAAAAGGGGAATTGATTGTTCTTATTTTTTGCAGTCTCTGTACAGTGATGTTTATAAGGTAACGTTACCCAAAGATCCGGCAGGAATGTGGAAATCGAAATCCATTCAGATTTTTACAGGCCGTACGTTTTTGGCAGAGGGAGATTTAGTTTTTTTCAGGTATGACAAAGATCATCCGATTTCTGATGTGGCTTTATACCTGCACAACGACAGAATTTTAGCCTGTACAGATAAAGGATTAGGGATTTATAATTTTAATGATGAATATTTTCAATTGCGTTACATAGGAGCGGGACGAATAAATGAAGACACAAGAAAAAAATAA
- a CDS encoding DNA gyrase/topoisomerase IV subunit A produces the protein MKDEEDDNIIPNGDENNQDENLDNIQDGDDDVIDGEGKNFEGAHFYENQEEEGEDVITKVTGMYKDWFLDYASYVILERAVPAIEDGFKPVQRRIMHSLKELDDGRYNKVANVVGHTMQYHPHGDASIGDAMVQIGQKDLLIDCQGNWGNILTGDGAAASRYIEARLSKFALEVLYSPKITDWGVSYDGRRAEPNNLPVKFPLLLAQGAEGIAVGLSTKVLPHNFNELIDASIKILKGKAFTLYPDFMTAGIADVSNYNDGMRGGRVRVRAKISQLDKNTLVITQIPFSTNTSSLIDSILKANEKGKIKIKKIEDNTAADVEILIHLFPGVSPDKTIDALFAFTACETSVAPLGCVIEDNKPLFIGVSEMLKISTHRTVDLLRQELEIQLEELKNKWHFSTLEKIFIREEMYIDFKLYGDRESLYKYLYDRFEPFKKSFVREINDDDLQRLTQIPMIRITRFDSDKADDLIAKLEDEMKEVEHNLEHLTDFAIAYFTKLKEKYGKGRERQTELRVFDNVEATKVVLRNTKLYVNREEGFVGTSLKKDEYVGDCSDIDDVIVFLRDGTLMITKVDAKTFIGKDIIHAAVFDKNDKRTIYNMMYRDGKSGPSYIKRFNVTGVTRDKAYDLTNGTNGSQVVYFSHNPNGEAEVVTILLRQVGTIKKLKFDIDFAKLAIKGRGSKGNLVTKYPIKKIELKEKGISTLLPRKVWFDDTVKRLNVDARGELLGEFKPTDKILIISQSGKLKVIIPELSTHFDEDMIVLEKWKPKKPISAIYYDGEKERYFLKRFLVENEGKEESFITDHPNSQLEIVSTDYRPVAQLVFAKVKGVQKDDLHIDVEDFIAVKGFKALGNQLTTDKLKQVNLLDPLPYEEPVEEVPERPEISEDDPVETELDDDGQIGLVLE, from the coding sequence ATGAAAGACGAAGAAGACGATAACATAATTCCAAACGGCGACGAGAATAATCAGGATGAAAATCTGGATAACATTCAGGATGGCGATGATGATGTGATTGATGGAGAGGGAAAAAATTTTGAAGGAGCACATTTTTACGAAAATCAGGAGGAAGAAGGAGAAGATGTTATTACGAAGGTAACGGGAATGTATAAAGACTGGTTCCTGGATTATGCTTCGTATGTAATTCTGGAACGTGCAGTTCCTGCTATCGAGGACGGATTCAAACCGGTTCAGCGTCGTATTATGCACTCTTTGAAAGAGTTGGATGACGGTCGTTATAACAAAGTTGCCAATGTTGTTGGTCACACTATGCAGTATCACCCACACGGAGATGCTAGTATTGGTGACGCCATGGTTCAAATTGGCCAGAAAGATTTATTGATTGATTGCCAAGGAAACTGGGGTAATATTTTAACGGGCGATGGAGCGGCAGCTTCGCGTTATATTGAGGCACGTTTATCTAAATTTGCTTTGGAGGTTTTGTATTCTCCAAAAATTACTGATTGGGGTGTTTCGTATGATGGTCGTCGTGCCGAACCAAACAATCTTCCAGTAAAATTCCCGTTGCTTTTAGCCCAAGGAGCCGAAGGTATTGCGGTTGGACTTTCTACAAAAGTACTTCCTCATAACTTCAATGAGTTAATTGATGCTTCGATCAAGATTTTAAAAGGAAAAGCTTTTACGCTTTATCCTGATTTCATGACTGCTGGTATTGCCGACGTTTCGAATTATAACGACGGAATGCGTGGCGGACGTGTGCGTGTGCGTGCTAAAATTTCGCAATTAGACAAAAATACCTTGGTAATTACGCAGATTCCGTTTTCTACCAATACATCAAGTTTGATTGACAGCATTTTGAAAGCCAATGAAAAAGGTAAAATCAAAATCAAGAAAATTGAAGATAACACTGCAGCCGATGTTGAGATCTTAATCCATCTTTTTCCAGGCGTTTCTCCAGATAAAACAATCGATGCTTTATTTGCTTTTACAGCCTGTGAAACTTCTGTAGCGCCTTTAGGTTGTGTAATTGAAGATAATAAGCCGTTGTTTATTGGAGTTTCTGAAATGTTGAAAATTTCAACACATAGAACGGTCGATTTGCTTCGTCAGGAATTGGAAATTCAACTTGAAGAATTAAAAAATAAGTGGCATTTTTCTACTTTAGAAAAAATCTTCATTCGTGAAGAAATGTATATAGACTTCAAATTATACGGAGATAGAGAATCACTTTATAAATATTTATACGATCGTTTTGAGCCTTTCAAAAAATCATTCGTTAGAGAAATCAATGATGACGATTTACAGCGTTTGACTCAAATCCCAATGATTCGTATTACACGTTTCGACTCTGATAAAGCTGATGATTTAATTGCGAAATTGGAAGACGAAATGAAAGAAGTAGAGCATAATCTGGAACATTTAACAGATTTTGCAATTGCTTACTTTACCAAATTAAAAGAGAAATACGGAAAAGGACGTGAACGTCAAACAGAACTTCGTGTTTTTGATAACGTTGAGGCTACAAAAGTAGTTTTAAGAAACACAAAACTATACGTAAACCGTGAAGAAGGTTTCGTTGGAACGAGTTTAAAGAAAGATGAATATGTAGGCGATTGTTCTGATATTGATGATGTTATCGTATTTTTACGAGACGGAACATTAATGATTACAAAAGTAGATGCCAAAACATTTATTGGAAAAGATATTATACACGCCGCCGTTTTTGATAAAAACGATAAACGTACCATTTACAATATGATGTACCGCGATGGTAAATCAGGGCCGTCTTATATCAAACGTTTTAATGTTACTGGTGTAACACGTGATAAAGCTTACGATTTAACAAATGGTACAAACGGTTCTCAGGTAGTTTATTTTTCACATAATCCAAATGGAGAAGCTGAGGTAGTCACTATTTTACTGCGTCAGGTGGGAACGATTAAGAAACTGAAATTCGATATTGATTTTGCGAAATTAGCAATAAAAGGACGTGGTTCTAAAGGAAACTTAGTAACCAAATATCCAATCAAAAAAATTGAATTAAAGGAGAAAGGTATTTCAACTTTACTGCCAAGAAAAGTTTGGTTTGACGATACTGTAAAACGTTTAAATGTAGATGCAAGAGGAGAATTATTAGGCGAGTTTAAACCAACAGATAAAATCTTAATTATTAGTCAGTCAGGAAAATTAAAGGTTATTATTCCAGAGTTATCAACTCACTTTGATGAAGATATGATTGTACTGGAAAAATGGAAACCTAAAAAACCAATTTCTGCGATTTACTACGATGGAGAAAAAGAGCGTTATTTTCTGAAACGTTTCCTTGTAGAAAATGAAGGAAAAGAAGAAAGTTTTATTACAGATCATCCAAATTCGCAGTTGGAGATTGTTTCAACAGATTATCGTCCAGTTGCGCAATTGGTTTTTGCTAAAGTAAAAGGCGTCCAAAAAGATGATTTACATATAGATGTTGAAGATTTTATAGCGGTAAAAGGTTTCAAAGCGTTAGGAAATCAATTAACAACAGATAAGCTAAAACAAGTAAACTTATTAGATCCGCTTCCTTATGAAGAACCGGTAGAAGAAGTTCCAGAAAGACCTGAAATATCAGAAGATGATCCTGTAGAAACAGAATTAGATGATGATGGCCAGATTGGTTTGGTTTTAGAATAA
- a CDS encoding type VI secretion system baseplate subunit TssG, with protein sequence MKTQEKNKKSLENLVQEIESISYDIRAEIIANELIENNEVLPDEITISNQGQFSRAFRSDVLGAVIQDDNYVRQDYITLLLSRDSMYDALPEGIVHSLSENNADKSVRQMIKEHKHQKKQENEARSFFNPFENEIFHYRTKIESVERGFLYKLNGSKPLDFFYDFWGLSKNYPPVLVAKFIQLLPYAYKIVGDIDLSCRCLETIIEEKVTYTSTSSKEYDEENEQINLGENRLGVDFICGNKYMDYSMNLTISIGPIVNNSFESYLHNGSIKRFIDCFYEHFFPMEVEPKTILILNHETEKFDFNKQPVLGYTTRI encoded by the coding sequence ATGAAGACACAAGAAAAAAATAAAAAAAGTCTGGAAAATCTGGTTCAGGAAATTGAGAGTATTTCGTATGATATCAGGGCAGAAATTATTGCTAATGAACTTATTGAGAATAATGAAGTTTTGCCTGATGAAATTACAATCTCCAATCAGGGACAATTTTCAAGAGCTTTTAGGAGTGATGTTTTAGGAGCTGTAATTCAGGACGATAATTATGTTCGGCAAGATTATATAACGTTGCTTTTGTCACGAGACAGTATGTATGATGCGCTTCCGGAAGGCATTGTTCATAGTCTCAGCGAGAATAATGCTGACAAATCTGTCAGGCAAATGATTAAAGAACACAAACACCAGAAAAAACAGGAAAATGAGGCTCGGAGTTTTTTTAATCCTTTTGAAAATGAAATTTTTCATTACCGAACAAAAATTGAAAGTGTCGAGAGAGGTTTTTTATACAAGTTAAACGGCAGTAAGCCACTTGATTTTTTCTATGATTTTTGGGGATTATCAAAGAATTATCCTCCGGTTTTAGTGGCAAAGTTTATTCAGTTACTGCCTTATGCTTATAAAATTGTTGGCGATATCGATTTGTCCTGTCGCTGTCTGGAGACTATTATTGAAGAGAAAGTAACCTATACAAGTACAAGTTCTAAAGAATATGATGAAGAAAACGAACAGATTAATTTAGGAGAAAACAGGTTAGGAGTCGATTTTATCTGCGGGAACAAATACATGGATTATTCAATGAACCTGACCATATCAATTGGCCCAATTGTAAATAATTCCTTTGAGAGTTATTTGCATAACGGATCGATAAAAAGATTTATAGATTGTTTTTACGAACACTTCTTTCCAATGGAAGTAGAGCCCAAAACAATACTAATACTAAATCACGAAACAGAAAAATTTGATTTTAATAAACAGCCTGTATTAGGATATACAACACGAATTTAA